In a single window of the Micromonospora sp. WMMD1155 genome:
- a CDS encoding class I SAM-dependent methyltransferase: MVHDDNGSRRRLPVRRWHGPAEPTMDDVLGRCVGPTLDLGCGPGRLTSALSRAGVTAVGVDISAQAVRLTRARGAVALRADLFAPLPAEGRWAHVLLIDGNIGIGGDPRVLLARCRDLLRPGGTVLVELEPPGPGLWMGRARLAVEGAEGGWHVGPPFRWARLDTVAVTGAASAAGLVVRDLFRRDRRWFAELTATAPTHGYRI, translated from the coding sequence TTGGTGCACGACGACAACGGCTCGCGTCGCCGCCTGCCGGTACGCCGTTGGCACGGGCCAGCCGAGCCGACGATGGACGACGTCCTCGGTCGGTGCGTCGGCCCGACCCTCGACCTGGGCTGCGGTCCGGGGCGACTCACCTCGGCGCTCAGCCGCGCTGGGGTGACCGCGGTCGGGGTCGACATCTCGGCGCAGGCGGTCCGGTTGACCCGCGCCCGGGGCGCGGTCGCCCTACGGGCAGACCTGTTCGCACCGCTGCCCGCCGAGGGGCGTTGGGCACACGTGCTCCTGATCGACGGAAACATCGGCATCGGCGGCGACCCCCGCGTCCTGCTCGCTCGATGTCGTGACCTGCTGCGTCCCGGCGGCACCGTGCTCGTGGAACTCGAACCGCCCGGTCCCGGGCTGTGGATGGGTCGGGCCCGGCTGGCCGTTGAGGGCGCCGAGGGTGGGTGGCACGTCGGGCCACCGTTCCGGTGGGCCCGGCTCGACACGGTGGCGGTCACCGGGGCGGCGTCCGCCGCCGGGCTGGTCGTGCGGGACCTGTTCCGTCGTGACCGGCGCTGGTTCGCGGAACTGACCGCGACAGCGCCGACGCACGGTTACAGAATCTGA
- a CDS encoding glycosyltransferase family 2 protein, with protein MPAPIDVVLPCLDEAAALPGVLTALPSGYRAIVVDNGSTDGSPEVAARHGARVVHEARRGYGAAVHAGLEAADAELVCVLDADGSFDPTELPTLAAPVTDGSADLVVGRRRPVAAGVWPWHARAGTALVAALLRHRGIPLRDLSPIRVARREALLGLGIADRAFGYPLELLIRAAAAGWRIQEIDVRYSHRAAGTRSKVSGSVRGTLRATRDFAEVLRTVDGPR; from the coding sequence ATGCCTGCACCGATCGACGTGGTGTTGCCGTGTCTGGACGAAGCCGCGGCGTTGCCCGGCGTACTCACCGCCCTGCCCAGCGGTTACCGGGCGATCGTCGTGGACAACGGATCCACGGACGGCTCGCCGGAGGTCGCCGCCCGCCACGGCGCCCGCGTGGTGCACGAGGCACGCCGGGGATACGGCGCCGCAGTCCACGCCGGGTTGGAGGCCGCCGACGCCGAACTGGTCTGCGTGCTCGACGCCGACGGCTCCTTCGACCCCACCGAGCTGCCCACGCTGGCCGCGCCGGTGACCGACGGCTCGGCTGACCTCGTGGTCGGTCGCCGCCGGCCAGTCGCCGCCGGTGTCTGGCCGTGGCACGCCCGAGCCGGCACCGCCCTGGTAGCAGCATTGCTGCGACACCGCGGCATACCATTGCGCGACCTCAGCCCGATCCGGGTCGCCCGCCGCGAGGCGCTGCTCGGCCTCGGAATCGCCGACCGCGCCTTCGGATACCCGCTGGAGCTGCTCATCCGGGCCGCGGCCGCCGGCTGGCGCATCCAGGAGATCGATGTGCGGTACTCGCACCGCGCCGCCGGCACCCGGTCGAAGGTCTCCGGTTCGGTACGTGGCACCCTGCGCGCGACCCGAGACTTCGCCGAAGTCCTTCGCACTGTTGACGGTCCCCGATGA
- a CDS encoding NAD-dependent epimerase/dehydratase family protein has translation MRVLLTGAAGFIGSQVADLLADGGHDMVALDALLPQAHGGALPEWSRRHDPVIGDIQDARLLDRLLSGVDAVCHQAAMVGHGLDPSDAPDYVSHNDYGTAVLLAAMHRAGVTRLVLASSMVVYGEGQYDCARHGRVRPTSRSIVDLAAGRYEPICPECGSELSPVLVPEDAPLEPQSTYAASKLAQEHLAAAWARQTGGGVWALRYHNVYGPRMPRDTPYAGVASIFRSALAAGLPPRVLEDGRQRRDFVHVTDVARANLLALTAPPPKGLVAVNVCSGEPRTVGELATTLATAMAGPTPLIVGGGRAADVRHVVADPRRAAQLLGYTARVRFAEGVAAFATDPLREPAALVS, from the coding sequence ATGCGGGTACTGCTCACCGGCGCGGCCGGTTTCATCGGATCGCAGGTCGCCGACCTGCTCGCCGACGGCGGCCACGACATGGTGGCGCTCGATGCGCTGCTCCCCCAGGCGCACGGCGGGGCACTGCCGGAATGGTCCCGACGGCACGACCCGGTGATCGGTGACATCCAGGATGCCCGCCTCCTGGACCGACTGCTGTCCGGCGTGGACGCGGTGTGTCACCAGGCGGCAATGGTGGGGCATGGGCTGGACCCGTCCGATGCCCCCGACTACGTCAGTCACAACGACTACGGCACGGCGGTGCTGCTCGCCGCGATGCACCGGGCCGGCGTGACCCGGCTGGTGTTGGCCAGCTCGATGGTCGTCTACGGCGAGGGTCAGTACGACTGTGCGCGGCACGGCAGGGTACGGCCGACCTCCCGCAGCATCGTCGACCTTGCCGCCGGCCGGTACGAGCCGATCTGCCCGGAGTGCGGGAGCGAACTGTCGCCGGTGCTGGTACCGGAGGACGCGCCGTTGGAGCCGCAGAGCACGTACGCGGCCAGCAAACTCGCCCAGGAACACCTGGCCGCGGCCTGGGCGAGGCAGACCGGCGGTGGTGTCTGGGCGTTGCGCTACCACAACGTCTACGGTCCCCGGATGCCCCGGGACACCCCGTACGCGGGGGTGGCGTCGATCTTCCGGTCGGCGCTGGCGGCGGGACTACCGCCGAGAGTGCTGGAGGACGGCCGGCAGCGACGCGACTTCGTCCACGTCACCGACGTCGCCCGAGCGAATCTGCTGGCGTTGACCGCACCACCGCCGAAGGGCCTGGTGGCGGTCAACGTGTGCTCCGGCGAACCGCGAACAGTCGGAGAGCTGGCGACCACCCTGGCCACCGCGATGGCCGGGCCGACACCCCTGATCGTCGGCGGCGGCCGGGCGGCCGATGTGCGGCATGTGGTCGCCGACCCTCGGCGGGCGGCACAACTGCTCGGCTACACCGCCCGGGTGCGGTTCGCCGAGGGGGTGGCCGCCTTCGCCACCGACCCGCTACGCGAACCGGCCGCACTGGTTTCCTGA
- a CDS encoding molybdopterin-dependent oxidoreductase gives MGLTDRRTGFPQRWWNALERHPPPIPGLRGDRWRSPLRGPWLTAVYGAVLLVGLPLVIISGLLDYAAYSPQFDQAFPREVGWLRLPPFDWPTRPSWLFRVTQGLHVTLGIILIPVVLAKLWSVIPKLFVWPPARSLAQVLERLSLLLLVGGILFEIATGLLNIQYAYLFGFDFYTAHYFGAWVFIGAFVAHVALKLPRMRSALRAGPASGDRRRAQPFRAALRTPVADTRPEAPDPDDLVPTTPAAPTVSRRGALALVGGLSLLLGALTIGQVLDGPLRRTALLLPRGRQPGSGPNGFPVNRTAAAANINPDETGQRWRLTLRSGDRTVTLDRPRLLAMDQHTARLPIACVEGWSTLQTWSGVRLRDLAALVDVSAPASAQVRSLEKAGQFNQAILQANQVLDGDSLLALRVNGADLSTDHGFPARVIVPALPGVHNTKWVAEISFRTGTDG, from the coding sequence ATGGGTCTGACGGACCGGCGGACGGGGTTCCCCCAGCGGTGGTGGAACGCCCTCGAACGGCACCCCCCACCGATCCCCGGTCTGCGCGGGGACCGGTGGCGAAGCCCGCTACGAGGACCGTGGCTCACCGCGGTGTACGGCGCCGTACTCCTCGTCGGGTTGCCGTTGGTGATCATCAGCGGGTTGCTCGACTACGCCGCCTACAGCCCACAGTTCGACCAAGCGTTCCCCCGCGAGGTGGGCTGGCTGCGGCTGCCGCCGTTCGACTGGCCGACCCGGCCGTCCTGGCTGTTCCGGGTCACCCAGGGACTGCACGTGACGCTCGGCATCATCCTGATTCCGGTGGTGCTGGCGAAGCTCTGGTCGGTGATCCCGAAGCTCTTCGTCTGGCCGCCGGCTCGATCCCTGGCCCAGGTGTTGGAGCGGCTGTCGCTGCTGCTGCTGGTCGGCGGCATCCTCTTCGAGATCGCAACCGGCCTGCTCAACATCCAGTACGCGTACCTCTTCGGCTTCGACTTCTACACGGCGCACTACTTCGGGGCCTGGGTCTTCATCGGGGCCTTCGTGGCCCACGTGGCGCTGAAGCTGCCCCGGATGCGCAGCGCGCTACGGGCCGGTCCGGCGTCCGGTGATCGTCGTCGGGCCCAGCCCTTCCGGGCAGCGTTGCGCACCCCGGTTGCCGACACGCGGCCCGAGGCGCCCGATCCGGACGATCTCGTACCCACCACACCCGCAGCACCGACGGTGAGCAGACGTGGCGCGCTGGCTCTGGTCGGTGGCCTCTCCCTGCTGCTCGGCGCCCTCACCATCGGGCAGGTGCTCGACGGCCCTCTGCGGCGCACCGCACTGTTGTTACCGCGAGGACGGCAGCCCGGCAGCGGACCGAACGGCTTTCCGGTCAACCGCACCGCCGCCGCGGCGAACATCAACCCGGACGAGACCGGGCAACGATGGCGGTTGACCCTGCGGAGCGGCGATCGTACGGTCACCCTCGACCGACCCCGGCTGCTGGCCATGGACCAGCACACCGCGCGCCTACCGATCGCCTGTGTGGAGGGCTGGTCCACGTTGCAGACCTGGTCCGGCGTGCGACTGCGTGACCTCGCCGCACTGGTCGACGTCTCTGCCCCGGCGTCGGCGCAGGTGCGGTCACTGGAGAAGGCCGGCCAGTTCAATCAGGCGATCCTGCAGGCCAATCAGGTGCTCGACGGTGACTCCCTGCTCGCGCTGCGGGTCAACGGCGCCGACCTCTCGACCGACCACGGCTTCCCGGCCCGGGTGATCGTGCCCGCCCTGCCCGGGGTGCACAACACGAAGTGGGTCGCCGAGATCAGCTTCCGGACGGGTACCGATGGCTGA
- a CDS encoding S-methyl-5'-thioadenosine phosphorylase codes for MSGSTTLPRAEVGVIGGSGLYQLVDGGTSIEVSTPYGRPSEAVTVGEVHGRTVAFLPRHGADHRFPPHRINYRANLWALRTLGVRQVLAPCAVGSLTPVLAPGTLVLPDQLVDRTSGRSASYFDDGAVHVSFADPYCANGRATVAAAARSLGLEPVVGATMVVVQGPRFSTRAESQWYARQGWQLINMTGHPEAVLARELELCYTPVALVTDLDAGLDAAGAVSHAEVLRIFGKNVERLREVLYQSVPTLPDPAGCACGRGHEGVPLPIALP; via the coding sequence ATGTCCGGGTCAACCACGCTGCCCCGTGCCGAGGTGGGCGTGATCGGTGGCAGCGGCCTCTACCAGTTGGTGGACGGGGGCACGTCGATCGAGGTGTCGACCCCGTACGGCCGCCCGTCCGAGGCGGTCACCGTCGGTGAGGTCCACGGTCGTACGGTGGCTTTCCTGCCCCGGCACGGCGCCGACCACCGGTTCCCACCGCACCGGATCAACTACCGGGCCAACCTCTGGGCACTCCGAACGCTCGGCGTACGCCAGGTCCTGGCACCGTGCGCGGTCGGGTCGCTGACCCCGGTGCTGGCACCCGGCACGCTCGTCCTCCCGGACCAGTTGGTCGACCGGACCAGCGGCCGATCCGCCAGCTACTTCGACGACGGTGCCGTCCACGTCTCGTTCGCCGACCCGTACTGCGCCAACGGGCGTGCGACGGTCGCCGCCGCCGCCCGCAGCCTCGGACTCGAACCGGTGGTCGGCGCGACGATGGTCGTCGTGCAGGGCCCTCGCTTCTCCACCCGCGCGGAGTCGCAGTGGTACGCCCGCCAGGGCTGGCAGTTGATCAACATGACCGGGCACCCGGAAGCGGTTCTCGCACGTGAGCTGGAGCTGTGCTACACCCCCGTCGCACTGGTGACCGACCTCGACGCGGGGCTCGACGCGGCCGGCGCCGTCAGTCACGCCGAGGTGCTGCGCATCTTCGGCAAGAACGTCGAGCGACTACGCGAGGTGCTGTATCAATCGGTGCCGACGCTACCCGACCCGGCCGGCTGCGCCTGCGGGCGGGGACACGAAGGCGTCCCGCTTCCGATCGCCCTCCCCTGA
- a CDS encoding ABC transporter ATP-binding protein: protein MTSDIALLTEDLTKFYGQRRGIEGLSLEVRTGEVVGFLGPNGAGKTTTIRLLLDFLRPTRGYATVLGLDPRRDKAALHRQIGYLPGELVFSGRDKAEDLLRFFAAARGGVPWSQVTDLAERLELDLSRSVRTMSKGNKQKVGLVQAFMHRPAVLVLDEPTSGLDPLMQQEFLAMVRDASGAGQTVFMSSHVLAEVQQAADRVAIVRDGQLAAVERVESLGKRAVRAVEIHFDDPVDPAEFSVLPGVSDVVVSGPVLKCTVDGRIDPLIKAAARHDVVDMLSAEPDLEETFLSFYYHGEGAGDASRAGA, encoded by the coding sequence ATGACAAGCGACATCGCCCTCCTCACCGAGGACCTGACCAAGTTCTACGGTCAGCGCCGCGGCATCGAGGGGCTCAGCCTGGAGGTTCGCACCGGGGAGGTGGTGGGATTCCTTGGTCCGAACGGTGCAGGTAAGACCACCACGATCCGGCTGCTGTTGGACTTCCTGCGTCCCACTCGCGGATACGCCACTGTGCTCGGGCTCGATCCGCGCAGGGACAAGGCCGCCTTGCACCGTCAGATCGGCTACCTGCCCGGCGAGCTTGTGTTTTCCGGGCGGGACAAGGCGGAAGACCTGCTGCGGTTCTTCGCCGCGGCTCGCGGTGGCGTGCCCTGGTCGCAGGTGACCGACCTCGCGGAGCGGCTCGAGCTGGACCTCTCGCGATCGGTACGGACGATGAGTAAGGGCAACAAACAGAAGGTCGGGTTGGTGCAGGCGTTCATGCATCGGCCGGCGGTGCTGGTCCTGGATGAGCCGACCAGTGGGCTGGATCCACTCATGCAGCAGGAGTTCCTGGCCATGGTCCGCGACGCCAGTGGTGCTGGGCAGACCGTCTTCATGTCCTCTCACGTGCTCGCCGAGGTGCAGCAGGCGGCCGACCGGGTCGCCATTGTGCGGGACGGCCAGTTGGCCGCGGTCGAGCGGGTTGAGTCGCTGGGAAAGCGGGCGGTCCGTGCCGTCGAGATTCATTTCGATGACCCTGTGGACCCGGCGGAGTTCAGCGTCCTGCCCGGAGTCAGTGACGTGGTGGTGTCCGGGCCGGTGCTGAAATGCACTGTCGACGGCCGTATCGACCCGCTGATCAAGGCGGCGGCTCGTCACGATGTCGTGGACATGTTGTCGGCCGAACCCGACCTGGAAGAGACGTTCCTGTCGTTCTACTACCACGGGGAAGGAGCCGGCGATGCTTCCCGCGCTGGTGCGTAA
- a CDS encoding ABC transporter permease subunit, with product MLPALVRKTWRDDRLALIGWAGGVAAFTAIYTSFYSQFQGAAELKQDALPQGMLDFLGIADMLSPAGYLQATIFSLVGPLLVLMCAITLAARTIARPEEDGGMELMLANPVSRAAFAWQRVAASGSAVTGIAAIPGLLLMIIVPWIGMDIALSNVAAASAGLVALVWSFAGVAFLVGAATGRRAAVLAITGGLAVATYMANAIGGMLDGWHWVRWLSPFHYFIGTDPLHTGWHPTELLTLVLLGAATTIAGVTVFDRRDIGV from the coding sequence ATGCTTCCCGCGCTGGTGCGTAAGACCTGGCGGGACGACCGCCTGGCATTGATCGGGTGGGCCGGCGGCGTCGCCGCTTTCACCGCCATCTACACCTCGTTCTACAGCCAGTTCCAGGGAGCCGCGGAGCTGAAGCAGGACGCGCTGCCCCAGGGCATGTTGGACTTCCTCGGCATCGCGGACATGCTGTCACCGGCCGGCTATCTGCAGGCGACCATCTTCAGCCTGGTCGGCCCCCTGCTGGTCCTGATGTGCGCCATCACGCTGGCGGCCCGCACGATCGCTCGACCGGAGGAGGACGGTGGCATGGAGTTGATGCTGGCGAACCCGGTTTCGCGCGCCGCTTTCGCCTGGCAACGGGTGGCCGCCTCCGGGAGCGCGGTCACCGGGATCGCCGCCATCCCCGGGCTGCTGTTGATGATCATCGTTCCCTGGATCGGCATGGACATCGCTCTGTCCAACGTCGCCGCCGCGTCCGCCGGCCTGGTCGCCCTGGTGTGGAGCTTCGCCGGCGTCGCCTTCCTCGTTGGCGCCGCCACCGGAAGACGGGCCGCCGTCCTCGCGATCACCGGCGGCCTTGCCGTGGCCACCTACATGGCCAACGCCATCGGCGGCATGCTCGACGGGTGGCACTGGGTGCGCTGGCTCTCACCGTTCCACTACTTCATCGGCACCGACCCGCTGCACACCGGCTGGCACCCGACCGAGCTTCTCACCCTCGTGCTCCTCGGCGCCGCAACCACGATCGCCGGAGTCACCGTGTTCGATCGCCGCGATATCGGTGTGTAG
- a CDS encoding helix-turn-helix domain-containing protein has translation MNDANWLVANCQDLLYVAASARRQAAINLGARAADEGLTLRELVIALLDATNARWSATPAEPADAAAAVHSRAGALLDTARALLTAAIDGYNRQNRAELDRHDNDRADFVNDLLTGRADPGGLAERAHRYGIRLSATHTVLIARAAGLTPGIAHRIDAALASRFGEGNTLTTLRDGDVVCISAGGLRGIAAELAHLLLTELGAGNWQIAVGRTHPGVHGLATSLDEARHTLDYAVRLGFTTPILNAADLLVFPVLLRDRDAITDLVTTVLGPLTTARGGAESYLETLTVLFENQGNQTAAARQLHLSVRAITYRLERIRDLTGYHPGEPTQRFTLQTAVLGARLLGWPP, from the coding sequence GTGAACGACGCCAATTGGCTGGTGGCCAACTGCCAGGATCTGCTGTACGTCGCGGCCAGTGCCCGGCGTCAGGCAGCGATCAACCTGGGTGCCCGCGCAGCAGATGAGGGGTTGACGCTACGCGAGCTCGTTATCGCTCTGCTGGATGCCACGAATGCCCGCTGGAGCGCCACCCCGGCCGAGCCGGCCGACGCGGCCGCCGCCGTGCACTCCCGCGCCGGGGCTCTGTTGGACACCGCCCGTGCGCTGCTCACCGCAGCTATCGACGGCTACAACCGGCAGAACCGTGCCGAACTGGATCGCCACGACAACGATCGTGCCGATTTCGTCAACGACCTACTCACCGGCCGCGCCGACCCGGGCGGTCTGGCCGAGCGCGCACACCGTTACGGCATCCGCCTGTCGGCCACCCACACCGTCCTCATCGCCCGTGCGGCCGGCCTGACTCCCGGCATCGCGCACCGCATCGATGCCGCGCTGGCCTCCAGGTTCGGCGAGGGCAACACCCTCACCACCCTTCGCGACGGCGACGTGGTCTGCATCAGCGCCGGCGGCCTACGCGGCATCGCGGCCGAACTCGCCCACCTGCTCCTGACCGAACTCGGCGCTGGGAACTGGCAGATCGCCGTCGGCCGCACCCACCCGGGGGTGCACGGCCTGGCCACGTCTCTCGACGAGGCCCGCCACACCCTCGACTACGCCGTCCGGCTCGGCTTCACCACGCCCATACTCAATGCCGCCGACCTGCTGGTGTTCCCGGTGCTGTTGCGTGACCGGGACGCCATCACCGACCTGGTGACCACGGTCCTCGGGCCACTGACCACGGCTCGGGGCGGTGCCGAATCGTACCTGGAGACCCTGACCGTGCTCTTCGAAAACCAGGGCAACCAGACCGCGGCCGCCCGGCAGCTGCACCTGTCTGTCCGCGCGATCACCTACCGACTCGAGCGCATCCGGGACCTGACCGGCTACCACCCCGGCGAGCCGACCCAACGCTTCACACTGCAGACAGCCGTTCTCGGCGCTCGACTGCTCGGCTGGCCGCCATAG
- a CDS encoding transcriptional regulator — protein MPRETIDSVARSRAITAAAVLQQLVDLRAYPHRHLAVAANALGGAGISQALAAADYLSHMGWELIDVTEVGSSRTLHAIMRRR, from the coding sequence ATGCCCCGCGAGACCATTGATTCTGTTGCTCGCTCCCGCGCCATCACCGCAGCGGCGGTTCTGCAGCAACTGGTCGATCTACGTGCCTACCCGCACCGGCACCTTGCCGTGGCCGCCAATGCCCTCGGCGGGGCCGGCATCAGTCAGGCACTCGCCGCCGCCGACTACCTCAGCCACATGGGGTGGGAACTCATTGATGTGACGGAGGTGGGGAGCAGCAGGACGCTGCACGCGATCATGCGACGCAGGTGA
- a CDS encoding SDR family oxidoreductase: MDGTTSLVTGASRGIGRAIAKRLAGDGSLVAVHYGTDGSGAEETVAQITEAGGAAFAVGARLGVAGDADRLWAGVEAGLAERGVRPGVDVLVNNAAIGGATPTLATARPDDFDELFAINVKAPFFVVQHGVDRLRDGGRIVNVSSVATRIAIPDTLVYAMTKGAINTFSVTLAQELGARGITVNAVMPGTTATEVNAAWFDAQPALREAVTGLSALRRVGEPEDVAEVVAFLASPAARWVTGQVIDASGGAHLGFSVGQGPPETV, from the coding sequence ATGGATGGCACTACCAGTCTTGTCACCGGCGCGAGCCGGGGCATCGGTCGCGCGATCGCCAAGCGTCTCGCCGGGGACGGATCACTGGTCGCAGTGCACTACGGCACGGACGGGTCGGGTGCCGAGGAAACCGTTGCGCAGATCACCGAGGCGGGCGGCGCGGCGTTCGCGGTCGGCGCGCGGCTTGGCGTCGCCGGTGACGCGGATCGGCTCTGGGCGGGTGTGGAGGCCGGTCTGGCCGAGCGTGGCGTACGGCCTGGCGTCGACGTGCTGGTGAACAACGCGGCGATCGGCGGGGCCACGCCGACGTTGGCCACCGCGCGGCCGGACGATTTCGACGAGTTGTTCGCGATCAACGTCAAGGCGCCGTTCTTCGTGGTTCAGCATGGCGTGGACCGGCTTCGGGACGGCGGCCGGATCGTCAACGTCTCGTCGGTCGCCACCCGGATCGCGATACCGGACACGCTTGTGTACGCCATGACGAAGGGCGCGATCAACACGTTCAGCGTCACGTTGGCGCAGGAACTCGGCGCCCGGGGTATCACGGTGAACGCGGTGATGCCCGGCACCACCGCCACCGAGGTCAACGCGGCGTGGTTCGACGCCCAGCCGGCGCTCCGCGAGGCCGTGACCGGCCTGTCGGCCCTGCGCCGTGTTGGAGAACCGGAGGATGTCGCGGAGGTGGTCGCCTTCCTCGCCTCTCCGGCGGCCCGCTGGGTGACGGGCCAGGTGATCGACGCCTCCGGAGGGGCCCATCTCGGCTTCTCCGTCGGCCAGGGGCCACCGGAGACAGTGTGA
- a CDS encoding TetR/AcrR family transcriptional regulator, which yields MRWDAEEKRQRILAAARRAFAEKGADVTVARIARDAGVSVATVYRRFPTRDRLIADAYADQWNDCATMHAAALRDPDPARALRELIRTLCAYQLRDRGFTRAYVDAVVAGHGLDHERQETERVIARLLEQAQAAGTVRADLTVADFRLLIAAHHGVVLAAGPDAAADSQRYLSLMLRSLQS from the coding sequence ATGCGCTGGGACGCCGAGGAGAAGCGACAGCGGATCCTGGCCGCGGCACGGCGCGCCTTCGCCGAGAAGGGTGCGGACGTCACGGTGGCTCGGATCGCGCGCGATGCCGGCGTGTCCGTCGCCACCGTCTACCGGCGTTTCCCCACCCGCGACCGCCTCATCGCCGACGCTTACGCCGATCAGTGGAACGACTGCGCGACCATGCACGCCGCAGCCCTGCGTGACCCCGATCCGGCGCGTGCGCTGCGGGAGCTGATCCGAACGCTCTGCGCGTACCAGTTGCGGGACCGGGGTTTCACCAGGGCGTACGTCGATGCGGTGGTCGCCGGGCACGGGCTCGACCACGAGCGGCAGGAGACCGAACGCGTCATCGCCCGGCTCCTGGAACAGGCGCAGGCGGCCGGGACCGTCCGGGCCGATCTGACCGTCGCCGACTTCCGGCTACTGATCGCCGCCCACCACGGCGTCGTCCTGGCCGCCGGCCCCGACGCCGCAGCGGATTCTCAGCGCTACCTGTCACTGATGCTGCGTTCGCTCCAGTCATGA
- a CDS encoding PadR family transcriptional regulator — protein MTRPSAPMREPTYFILAALQDEPLHGYAIVKRAQELSGGRVRLTTGTLYAALDRLTGEEMVRVAEETVVNGRARRTYELTERGLSALREEAARMVAAARVVRDRSVRSTAATARTAPA, from the coding sequence GTGACTAGGCCCTCCGCGCCGATGCGCGAACCCACATATTTCATCCTCGCCGCGTTGCAGGACGAACCGTTGCACGGCTACGCCATCGTCAAGCGCGCGCAGGAGTTGTCCGGCGGGCGAGTGCGGTTGACGACCGGCACGCTGTACGCCGCGCTGGACCGGCTCACCGGCGAGGAGATGGTGCGGGTGGCCGAGGAGACGGTGGTCAACGGTCGCGCCCGTCGCACATATGAGCTGACCGAGCGTGGGTTGTCCGCACTGCGCGAGGAGGCGGCGCGGATGGTCGCTGCAGCTCGGGTCGTTCGAGACCGCTCCGTACGGTCGACGGCCGCGACGGCTCGGACGGCGCCAGCATGA